Proteins from one Elephas maximus indicus isolate mEleMax1 chromosome 12, mEleMax1 primary haplotype, whole genome shotgun sequence genomic window:
- the LOC126086806 gene encoding zinc finger protein 205-like, which translates to MSTDGGGSWATQDQEGAREVPGHRHPYQEILSESDKTRPLGATQESPHIKTEPEEPLAEGVLPEEGALSTQRWAPLSRGSKEKTLLLPGGAHRSPQAPALSQEERTRDQQMAAALLTAWSQMPVTFEEVALYLSQEEWGRLDHTQQSFCREALQKRKGLSLGLPLNRPFWASHVQGKGEASSSGWQTGEEEEEKMAMCTALAPDALGDVKPFRTMAGRGPGGSLRCGQQASSSQGSEQTKEDTLPGSLKQGQPKTIPPATSFLETQEEDIPEKPSEEEKSAAEAAKRSKEALAAEGDGSKKTYKCEQCGKGFSWHSHLVTHRRTHTGEKPYACTDCGKRFGRSSHLIQHQIIHTGEKPYTCPSCWKSFSHHSTLIQHQRIHTGEKPYMCDRCAKRFTRRSDLVTHQGTHTGAKPHKCPVCSKCFTQSSALVTHQRTHTGVKPYPCPECGKCFSQRSNLIAHNRTHTGEKPYCCLDCGKSFSHSSHLTAHQRTHRGVRPYSCPLCGKSFSRRSNLHRHEKIHTTGPKALAMLMLGAAAGALAAPPPMPT; encoded by the exons ATGTCTACAGACGGTGGGGGATCCTGGGCTACCCAGGACCAGGAGGGAGCCCGAGAG GTTCCAGGTCACCGGCATCCTTATCAAGAAATACTTTCCGAGTCAGATAAGACAAGGCCTTTAGGAGCCACTCAGGAATCACCTCACATCAAGACTGAGCCCGAAGAGCCGCTTGCTGAGGGGGTGTTACCAGAAGAAGGGGCTCTGAGTACACAGAGGTGGGCACCCCTGAGCCGTGGCTCCAAGGAGAAGACTCTTCTCCTGCCTGGTGGAG CCCACCGCTCTCCACAGGCCCCGGCTCTTTCCCAGGAGGAGAGAACCAGAGACCAGCAGATGGCTGCAGCACTCCTCACTGCCTGGTCCCAA ATGCCAGTGACCTTTGAGGAAGTGGCTTTGTACCTCTCCCAGGAGGAGTGGGGCCGCCTGGATCACACACAGCAGAGCTTCTGCAGAGAGGCCCTGCAGAAGAGGAAGGGGCTGTCCTTGG GGCTGCCCCTCAACAGGCCTTTCTGGGCCTCCCACGTGCAGGGGAAGGGTGAGGCCTCGAGCTCCGGCTGGCAgacaggagaggaggaggaggagaagatggCCATGTGCACAG CTCTGGCCCCCGACGCCCTTGGGGATGTGAAGCCCTTCAGAACTATGGCCGGCAGAGGTCCAGGGGGTTCCCTGCGGTGTGGACAGCAGGCTTCCAGCAGCCAGGGCTCAGAACAGACCAAGGAGGACACGCTGCCTGGGTCTCTGAAGCAGGGGCAGCCAAAGACAATCCCACCAGCCACCAGCTTTCTAGAAACCCAAGAGGAGGACATCCCTGAGAAGCCCAGCGAGGAGGAGAAATCTGCTGCCGAGGCTGCCAAGCGCAGCAAGGAGGCCCTGGCTGCGGAGGGTGATGGCAGCAAGAAGACCTACAAGTGTGAGCAGTGTGGCAAGGGCTTCAGCTGGCATTCCCACCTGGTGACACACCGGCGCACACACACGGGCGAGAAGCCCTACGCCTGCACGGACTGCGGCAAGCGCTTTGGCCGCAGCTCCCACCTCATCCAGCACCAGATCATCCACACGGGCGAGAAGCCCTACACCTGCCCCTCCTGCTGGAAGAGTTTCAGTCACCACTCGACGCTCATCCAGCACCAGCGCATCCACACCGGTGAGAAGCCCTACATGTGCGACCGCTGTGCCAAGCGCTTCACCCGTCGTTCGGACCTTGTCACACACCAGGGCACCCACACGGGCGCCAAGCCCCACAAGTGCCCCGTCTGCAGCAAGTGCTTCACACAGAGCTCGGCCCTGGTCACCCACCAGCGTACCCACACTGGCGTCAAGCCCTACCCATGCCCTGAGTGTGGCAAGTGCTTCAGCCAGCGTTCCAACCTCATCGCCCACAACCGCACTCACACGGGTGAGAAGCCCTACTGCTGCCTCGACTGTGGCAAGAGCTTCAGCCACAGCTCACACCTCACTGCTCACCAGCGCACCCACCGAGGTGTTCGGCCTTACTCCTGCCCCCTATGTGGCAAGAGTTTCAGCCGCCGCTCCAACCTGCACCGTCATGAGAAGATCCACACCACGGGGCCCAAGGCTCTGGCCATGCTGATGCTAGGGGCAGCAGCGGGGGCCCTGGCAGCACCCCCACCCATGCCCACGTAG